In the genome of Podarcis raffonei isolate rPodRaf1 chromosome 17, rPodRaf1.pri, whole genome shotgun sequence, one region contains:
- the TRIP10 gene encoding cdc42-interacting protein 4 isoform X1, whose product MDWGTELWDQFDTIERHTQWGLDLMDKYVKFVKERTEIEQAYAKQLRNLVKKHLPKRTTREDPESKFCQYQAFLQVVKELNDFAGQRELVAENLLTRICVEVAKYSQELKQERKSHLQEGRRAQQQLENSFKQLENSKRKFERDCREAEKAVLTAEKLDQDINATKADVEKAKQQANLRSHMAEESKNEYASYLQKFNHNQSQFYFLEMPQIFNKLQEMDERRTLRLKEGYSVFSETEQQVMPIIGKCLEGMKAAADVVDEKNDSQMLIELHKSGFERPGDMDFEDFSQPINRTSSDSSLGNPRGTLDGRLDPRLLGKSKGKRWPFSRKSKLPPPPLSPLSCPSSSTSSPSSSAINGPPSPKFTRDPLSYCLNEINKTVKPRITSFRSLKRGTVITEDFSHLPPEQRRKKLQQKIEERNRELQKELDQRDALNKMKDVYQKTPQMGDPNSLEPKISETLGNIERLRLEVQKCEAWLADAESRMLSNRPDSVTRYNRHLDHASALNNNNCSHDKDSLNTTHSDENQDTLNQPIYTEFDDDFEEELTSPIGTCVALYQFEGSSEGTISMLEGEELGLMEEDKGDGWTRVRRSKGGEGYVPTSYLRVNLN is encoded by the exons GATCAATTTGACACAATTGAGCGCCACACTCAATGGGGCCTGGACCTGATGGACAAATACGTCAAGTTTGTGAAAGAGCGGACCGAGATCGAGCAGGCGTATGCAAAGCAGCTGAG GAATCTTGTGAAGAAGCATCTTCCCAAGAGGACTACGCGAGAAGACCCAGAATCAAA GTTCTGCCAATATCAGGCCTTCCTTCAGGTGGTGAAGGAGCTGAACGACTTTGCAGGCCAGCGTGAGCTGGTAGCTGAGAACCTTCTAACGCGGATCTGTGTGGAGGTTGCCAAGTACTCGCAGGAGCTCAAACAGGAGAGGAAGTCG CACTTGCAAGAAGGCCGAAGGgctcagcagcagctggagaactCCTTCAAGCAACTTGAAAAT AGCAAACGCAAGTTTGAGCGAGACTGCCGAGAGGCTGAGAAAGCTGTGCTGACTGCTGAGAAACTGGACCAGGACATCAATGCTACCAAGGCAGATGTGGAGAAG GCAAAGCAGCAGGCAAACCTGAGGAGTCATATGGCTGAGGAGAGCAAGAATGAATATGCTTCATATCTGCAGAAGTTTAACCACAATCAGAGCCAGTTCTACTTTTTGGAGATGCCACAAATCTTCAAT AAGCTGCAAGAGATGGACGAGCGGCGGACACTGCGCCTCAAGGAAGGCTACAGCGTTTTTTCAGAGACTGAGCAGCAAGTTATGCCCATTATTGGGAAGTGTCTGGAGGGCATGAAGGCAGCAGCAGATGTGGTGGATGAGAAGAAC GATTCCCAGATGCTGATTGAACTGCACAAATCGGGCTTTGAGAGGCCAGGAGACATGGATTTTGAAGACTTCAGCCAACCCATCAATCGTACCTCATCAGACAGCAGCCTTGGCAACCCCCGCGGCACCCTCGATGGTCGCCTGGACCCCCGCCTGCTGGGCAAAAGCAAGGGGAAGCGCTGGCCCTTCAGCAGGAAGAGCAAG cttccaccccctcccctctctcccttaagttgcccttcctcctccacttctTCCCCTTCCTCATCTGCCATCAATGGACCTCCATCCCCCAAATTCACCCGTGACCCCCTGTCTTACTGTTTGAACGAGATCAATAAGACAGTCAAACCCCGCATCACGTCCTTCCGCAGCCTCAAACGGGGG ACTGTGATCACGGAGGACTTTAGCCATCTGCCTCCAGAACAGAGGAGAAAAAAGCTCCAGCAGAAGATTGAAGAAAGGAATCGGGAGCTGCAGAAAGAACTCGATCAGAG GGATGCCTTAAATAAGATGAAGGATGTTTACCAGAAGACGCCGCAGATGGGAGACCCTAATAGCCTTGAGCCAAAGATCTCTGAGACTCTGGGCAACATTGAGAGGTTGCGACTAGAAGTCCAGAAATGTGAA GCTTGGTTGGCAGATGCAGAGAGCAGGATGTTGAGTAACCGACCTGATAGCGTCACACGCTACAACCGCCACTTGGATCATGCAAGCGCCCTGAACAACAATAACTGTTCGCATGACAAGGACAG CCTCAACACCACCCACTCCGATGAGAACCAGGACACACTCAACCAGCCCATCTACACCGAGTTTGACGATGACTTTGAGGAGGAGTTGACGTCTCCCATAGGCACCTGTGTGGCTCTCTATCAGTTTGAAG GTTCCAGTGAAGGTACGATCTCCATGCTGGAGGGCGAAGAGCTCGGCTTGATGGAGGAAGACAAGGGCGATGGGTGGACCCGCGTGCGGCGAAGCAAAGGGGGCGAGGGGTACGTCCCCACTTCCTACCTGCGGGTCAACCTCAACTGA
- the TRIP10 gene encoding cdc42-interacting protein 4 isoform X2 codes for MDWGTELWDQFDTIERHTQWGLDLMDKYVKFVKERTEIEQAYAKQLRNLVKKHLPKRTTREDPESKFCQYQAFLQVVKELNDFAGQRELVAENLLTRICVEVAKYSQELKQERKSHLQEGRRAQQQLENSFKQLENSKRKFERDCREAEKAVLTAEKLDQDINATKADVEKAKQQANLRSHMAEESKNEYASYLQKFNHNQSQFYFLEMPQIFNKLQEMDERRTLRLKEGYSVFSETEQQVMPIIGKCLEGMKAAADVVDEKNDSQMLIELHKSGFERPGDMDFEDFSQPINRTSSDSSLGNPRGTLDGRLDPRLLGKSKGKRWPFSRKSKTVITEDFSHLPPEQRRKKLQQKIEERNRELQKELDQRDALNKMKDVYQKTPQMGDPNSLEPKISETLGNIERLRLEVQKCEAWLADAESRMLSNRPDSVTRYNRHLDHASALNNNNCSHDKDSLNTTHSDENQDTLNQPIYTEFDDDFEEELTSPIGTCVALYQFEGSSEGTISMLEGEELGLMEEDKGDGWTRVRRSKGGEGYVPTSYLRVNLN; via the exons GATCAATTTGACACAATTGAGCGCCACACTCAATGGGGCCTGGACCTGATGGACAAATACGTCAAGTTTGTGAAAGAGCGGACCGAGATCGAGCAGGCGTATGCAAAGCAGCTGAG GAATCTTGTGAAGAAGCATCTTCCCAAGAGGACTACGCGAGAAGACCCAGAATCAAA GTTCTGCCAATATCAGGCCTTCCTTCAGGTGGTGAAGGAGCTGAACGACTTTGCAGGCCAGCGTGAGCTGGTAGCTGAGAACCTTCTAACGCGGATCTGTGTGGAGGTTGCCAAGTACTCGCAGGAGCTCAAACAGGAGAGGAAGTCG CACTTGCAAGAAGGCCGAAGGgctcagcagcagctggagaactCCTTCAAGCAACTTGAAAAT AGCAAACGCAAGTTTGAGCGAGACTGCCGAGAGGCTGAGAAAGCTGTGCTGACTGCTGAGAAACTGGACCAGGACATCAATGCTACCAAGGCAGATGTGGAGAAG GCAAAGCAGCAGGCAAACCTGAGGAGTCATATGGCTGAGGAGAGCAAGAATGAATATGCTTCATATCTGCAGAAGTTTAACCACAATCAGAGCCAGTTCTACTTTTTGGAGATGCCACAAATCTTCAAT AAGCTGCAAGAGATGGACGAGCGGCGGACACTGCGCCTCAAGGAAGGCTACAGCGTTTTTTCAGAGACTGAGCAGCAAGTTATGCCCATTATTGGGAAGTGTCTGGAGGGCATGAAGGCAGCAGCAGATGTGGTGGATGAGAAGAAC GATTCCCAGATGCTGATTGAACTGCACAAATCGGGCTTTGAGAGGCCAGGAGACATGGATTTTGAAGACTTCAGCCAACCCATCAATCGTACCTCATCAGACAGCAGCCTTGGCAACCCCCGCGGCACCCTCGATGGTCGCCTGGACCCCCGCCTGCTGGGCAAAAGCAAGGGGAAGCGCTGGCCCTTCAGCAGGAAGAGCAAG ACTGTGATCACGGAGGACTTTAGCCATCTGCCTCCAGAACAGAGGAGAAAAAAGCTCCAGCAGAAGATTGAAGAAAGGAATCGGGAGCTGCAGAAAGAACTCGATCAGAG GGATGCCTTAAATAAGATGAAGGATGTTTACCAGAAGACGCCGCAGATGGGAGACCCTAATAGCCTTGAGCCAAAGATCTCTGAGACTCTGGGCAACATTGAGAGGTTGCGACTAGAAGTCCAGAAATGTGAA GCTTGGTTGGCAGATGCAGAGAGCAGGATGTTGAGTAACCGACCTGATAGCGTCACACGCTACAACCGCCACTTGGATCATGCAAGCGCCCTGAACAACAATAACTGTTCGCATGACAAGGACAG CCTCAACACCACCCACTCCGATGAGAACCAGGACACACTCAACCAGCCCATCTACACCGAGTTTGACGATGACTTTGAGGAGGAGTTGACGTCTCCCATAGGCACCTGTGTGGCTCTCTATCAGTTTGAAG GTTCCAGTGAAGGTACGATCTCCATGCTGGAGGGCGAAGAGCTCGGCTTGATGGAGGAAGACAAGGGCGATGGGTGGACCCGCGTGCGGCGAAGCAAAGGGGGCGAGGGGTACGTCCCCACTTCCTACCTGCGGGTCAACCTCAACTGA